A genomic window from Phoenix dactylifera cultivar Barhee BC4 chromosome 7, palm_55x_up_171113_PBpolish2nd_filt_p, whole genome shotgun sequence includes:
- the LOC103702420 gene encoding wall-associated receptor kinase 2-like — protein sequence MGSHPLANLLFLLLLPASSHPTHDCPRQCGGVDIPFPFGIGPNCSLPGFQVSCDHHSRPPLPYLASTQLRILSICNGELRVDSAPFVATDCSDGRRALATISLPFDGPFTISGVSNRFVAIGCDTVAVVADGGTFTSGCVSLCSTRESVLSPGGACSGVGCCEAKVPRGRRYLSMGAANMFGYVNVSAFDNCSYSFVVERGGYEFREEDLREFPGRATIAMRLEWAVGDDGDGGCGENAYRFPAVRGSGYLCNCSEGYAGNPYPDGSGGCQDVDECKDPESNPCVSGARCYNKIPGYACKCPFGSAGDGTKHGSGCRKVFQIVEAVLGTRSACVGIVALLLCGLWFYFAFKKRALIKLKEKYFHQNGGLLLKQQLSTREGTDCTRVFSAEELKRATFDYDDARILGTGAYGTVYKGVLEDGTTVAIKKSKVMDQSRIDQFVNEVVILTQINHRNVVRLLGCCLETKVPMLVYEFISNGTLYKHIHDRGLDGPIPWRARLRIATETAEALAYLHSAASMVVFHRDVKSSNILLDDNYTAKVSDFGISRLLPLDQTQVPTLVQGTFGYLDPEYLQTNQLTAKSDVYSFGVVLVELLTGQKPVSFQRSREDINLAMYFLSSLKCKDLKDFIDGDVMREASVEQLSAVSELARKCLLLRGDKRPTMKEVAQELLTIAGIGSRGGDETGEESEDPPNKRYLDVVRPTRRSSNILVHLPQKNKPVRSSLLI from the exons ATGGGATCCCACCCATTGGCCaaccttctcttccttctcctcctgccGGCCTCCTCCCACCCCACCCATGACTGCCCCCGACAGTGCGGCGGCGTCGATATCCCATTCCCCTTCGGCATCGGCCCCAACTGCTCCCTCCCCGGCTTCCAAGTCTCCTGCGACCACCACTCTCGCCCCCCGCTCCCATACCTCGCCAGCACCCAACTCCGAATCCTCTCCATCTGCAACGGCGAACTCCGCGTGGACTCCGCTCCTTTCGTCGCCACCGACTGCAGCGACGGCCGCCGCGCCCTCGCCACCATCTCCCTCCCCTTCGACGGGCCCTTCACCATCTCCGGCGTCTCCAACCGCTTCGTGGCCATCGGGTGCGACACCGTGGCGGTGGTGGCCGACGGCGGCACGTTCACGAGCGGGTGCGTGTCGCTCTGTTCGACCCGAGAGAGCGTGTTGAGCCCCGGCGGGGCGTGTTCGGGCGTCGGCTGCTGCGAGGCGAAGGTGCCGAGGGGTAGGAGGTATCTCAGCATGGGTGCTGCCAATATGTTCGGCTACGTCAATGTCTCCGCGTTCGACAATTGTAGCTATTCGTTTGTGGTGGAGAGGGGAGGGTATGAGTTCAGGGAGGAGGATCTGAGGGAGTTTCCCGGACGGGCGACCATCGCCATGAGGTTGGAGTGGGCGGTGGGAGACGACGGAGACGGCGGGTGTGGGGAGAATGCTTACCGTTTCCCGGCGGTTAGAGGGAGCGGGTATCTTTGCAACTGCTCCGAGGGGTACGCTGGGAATCCGTATCCTGACGGCTCTGGTGGGTGCCAAG ATGTCGATGAGTGCAAGGATCCAGAAAGCAACCCTTGTGTCAGTGGTGCTCGTTGCTATAACAAAATCCCTGGATATGCTTGCAAATGCCCATTTGGTAGTGCTGGAGATGGAACCAAGCATGGATCTGGTTGTAGAAAGGTCTTCCAAATCGTCGAAGCTGTTTTAGGTACCAGAA GTGCTTGTGTGGGCATTGTAGCGCTGCTCTTGTGTGGGCTATGGTTCTACTTCGCATTTAAAAAGCGAGCACTCATCAagctgaaggaaaaatattttcatCAGAACGGTGGCCTGCTATTAAAGCAGCAACTTTCGACACGGGAGGGCACCGATTGCACTAGAGTTTTCTCTGCGGAGGAGCTCAAACGAGCCACCTTCGACTACGACGATGCTAGAATTCTAGGCACCGGAGCATACGGCACCGTCTACAAAGGAGTCCTCGAGGATGGCACGACGGTGGCCATCAAGAAGTCCAAAGTAATGGATCAGAGCCGGATCGATCAATTCGTCAACGAGGTCGTCATCCTTACCCAGATCAACCATCGCAACGTCGTGAGGCTCCTCGGTTGCTGCTTGGAGACCAAGGTCCCAATGCTGGTCTATGAGTTCATTTCTAATGGCACCCTTTATAAGCACATCCACGACCGCGGTCTCGACGGCCCCATCCCATGGAGGGCCCGTTTGAGGATTGCAACCGAGACAGCGGAAGCACTTGCCTACCTGCATTCAGCTGCCTCCATGGTTGTATTCCACCGAGACGTCAAGTCCTCGAACATACTGCTGGATGACAATTATACTGCCAAGGTATCCGATTTCGGGATCTCGAGACTGCTCCCATTGGATCAGACTCAGGTGCCAACATTAGTGCAAGGGACTTTTGGATATTTGGATCCTGAGTACTTGCAGACGAACCAGCTGACGGCAAAAAGCGATGTGTATAGCTTCGGAGTTGTTCTTGTCGAGCTTTTGACGGGGCAGAAGCCCGTATCTTTCCAGAGATCGAGGGAGGATATCAATCTGGCGATGTACTTCTTGTCGTCGCTGAAGTGTAAGGATCTGAAGGATTTCATAGACGGGGATGTGATGAGAGAAGCCAGTGTAGAGCAGCTGAGTGCTGTATCGGAGTTGGCTAGGAAGTGCCTGCTCCTCAGGGGGGATAAGAGGCCAACCATGAAGGAAGTAGCCCAAGAGCTTCTTACCATTGCTGGAATTGGAAGTCGTGGTGGAGATGAAACTGGGGAAGAGAGTGAGGATCCACCAAACAAGAGATACCTCGACGTAGTTCGGCCCACAAGACGGTCTTCCAACATACTTGTCCATCTTCCTCAAAAAAACAAACCCGTTCGTTCATCACTGTTGATCTAG
- the LOC103702264 gene encoding uncharacterized protein LOC103702264 yields MQDPQIMPLKEASNQKPRKKKSLNQMAPAIQMKAEIGGAKEASHPSGKMQKKSKRSLKNDVSPPFQQTDTSTPDSLLDASGSKDEYRTLRRKYLLLEEESFSLGRELSEVEAEVKTLEDEKSALLDELVVLEGLIDPSEIQAPGGL; encoded by the coding sequence ATGCAAGATCCACAAATTATGCCACTAAAGGAAGCCTCCAATCAGAAGCCACGAAAAAAGAAGTCATTGAACCAAATGGCTCCTGCAATTCAGATGAAGGCAGAAATTGGAGGAGCGAAAGAGGCTTCCCATCCGTCTGGTAAGATGCAAAAGAAATCCAAGAGAAGCCTGAAGAATGATGTGTCCCCGCCTTTCCAACAGACGGATACATCAACTCCAGATTCTTTGCTAGATGCCTCAGGGTCTAAAGATGAGTATCGAACATTGAGGCGCAAATATTTATTGCTGGAAGAAGAAAGCTTCTCATTGGGGAGAGAATTGAGTGAGGTTGAAGCAGAAGTTAAGACCCTAGAAGATGAAAAGTCTGCTCTTTTGGATGAGCTTGTTGTCCTAGAAGGTCTTATTGATCCTTCAGAAATTCAGGCCCCAGGAGGATTGTGA
- the LOC103702266 gene encoding subtilisin-like serine-protease S, translating to MAPWGTIYLLSLSLLLAELSFCFASQAYIIYMGSRSTDDPDEVLRRNHQMLAAVHGGSIEKARASHVYSYSNGFRGFAAKLTEEQASKMAEMPGVVSVLPNRKRILHTTHSWDFMGLATDEAMEIPGFSTKNQDNVIIGFIDTGIWPESPSFNDVGMPPVPSRWKGKCQIGEPSSNFTCNKKIIAARYYLRGYEAEQSKGLPTNSDITVEFKSPRDSSGHGSHTASTAAGRHVMNMNYNGLAAGGARGGVPMARIAVYKTCWDSGCFDADILAAFDDAIKDGVDILSISLGPESPQGDYFSDAISIGSFHAHSHGILVVSSAGNAGTRGSVTNLAPWMLTVAASSTDRDFATYILLGNGTSLMGESLNAFQMNTSARTISASEANAGYFTPYQSSFCLDSSLNRTKTRGKILICRHVDSSSESRVAKSLVVKQAGGVGMILINELEDDVAIPFAIPAAAVGRVAGDKILSYVNNTRRPRSLILPTKTVVLGSRPAPRVAAFSSRGPNSLTPEILKPDIIAPGLNILAAWSPAKQNINFNILSGTSMSCPHVTGLVALIKAVHPSWSPSAIKSAVMTTATMLDKKGSVIRADPEGHAAAPFDYGSGFPDPMRAPNPGLIYNTEPEDYKAFLCSIGYDDKSLQLVTGDNSVCTKPAPPPSNLNYPSITIPGLKGSYTVTRTVTNVGEPRSIYHAILSQPTGINVTVVPEVLVFERYGQKMSFMVKFRVAAPPKDYVFGSLSWKAEKIQVTSPLVVRVQSSDTGLF from the exons atggctCCATGGGGTACCATATACCTTCTGTCCCTCTCCTTGTTGCTGGCAGAGTTGAGCTTCTGCTTTGCATCTCAG GCTTATATCATTTATATGGGAAGCAGAAGCACTGATGACCCAGATGAGGTATTGCGACGGAATCACCAAATGCTCGCTGCTGTTCATGGAGGAAG CATCGAGAAAGCACGGGCATCGCACGTATATAGTTACAGCAACGGTTTCAGAGGATTCGCAGCGAAGCTAACTGAagagcaagcttcaaaaatggCCG AAATGCCTGGTGTCGTTTCAGTTCTTCCGAACAGGAAGAGAATCCTTCATACTACACATTCATGGGATTTCATGGGTCTTGCAACTGACGAGGCAATGGAAATTCCAGGCTTCTCTACCAAGAACCAAGATAATGTTATCATTGGTTTCATTGACACAG GAATATGGCCAGAATCACCCAGTTTCAATGATGTTGGGATGCCTCCGGTGCCTTCAAGATGGAAAGGAAAGTGCCAAATTGGAGAGCCATCCTCAAATTTCACCTGCAACAA AAAAATTATTGCAGCTAGGTATTATCTCAGGGGGTATGAAGCAGAACAGAGCAAGGGACTCCCCACAAATTCCGATATAACCGTTGAGTTTAAATCTCCTAGGGACAGCTCTGGCCATGGAAGCCACACGGCCTCAACAGCTGCGGGGCGACATGTGATGAACATGAATTATAATGGTTTGGCTGCTGGAGGAGCCAGGGGAGGGGTGCCGATGGCTAGGATTGCAGTCTACAAGACCTGTTGGGACTCGGGTTGTTTCGATGCTGATATACTAGCTGCCtttgatgatgcaatcaaagatGGAGTGGACATTCTGTCTATATCTCTTGGCCCCGAGTCTCCTCAGGGAGATTACTTCAGTGATGCAATCTCCATAGGTTCATTTCATGCACATAGCCATGGCATTCTGGTCGTTTCTTCTGCTGGGAATGCTGGAACTCGAGGCTCTGTGACCAACCTCGCACCATGGATGCTCACTGTAGCTGCCAGTTCCACCGATAGAGACTTTGCTACTTATATCTTGCTTGGAAATGGGACTTCTTTAATG GGTGAAAGCCTTAATGCCTTTCAGATGAACACATCAGCAAGGACTATTTCGGCTTCAGAAGCCAATGCTGGGTACTTCACTCCCTACCAATCAAG TTTCTGTTTGGATAGCTCCTTGAATAGAACAAAGACAAGAGGGAAGATTCTTATTTGCCGCCATGTAGATAGTTCTTCTGAATCAAGGGTAGCAAAGAGTTTGGTGGTGAAGCAAGCCGGGGGAGTCGGAATGATTCTGATAAATGAATTAGAAGATGACGTTGCCATTCCCTTTGCCATCCCTGCAGCTGCTGTTGGAAGAGTAGCTGGTGATAAAATTCTGTCTTATGTTAACAACACGAG GAGACCAAGATCTCTTATTTTGCCAACAAAGACCGTCGTTTTGGGATCTCGGCCAGCTCCTCGAGTGGCGGCTTTTTCTTCCAGAGGTCCCAATTCTTTGACACCAGAGATTTTGAAG CCTGACATCATAGCTCCTGGACTGAACATCTTAGCAGCTTGGTCTCCTGCAAAACAGAATATAAACTTCAATATCCTCTCTGGAACTTCCATGTCTTGTCCCCATGTAACAGGATTGGTGGCTTTGATCAAAGCTGTGCATCCATCATGGTCTCCTTCGGCAATCAAGTCTGCAGTCATGACAACAG CAACTATGTTGGATAAGAAGGGCAGTGTCATAAGAGCAGACCCTGAAGGACATGCTGCAGCTCCATTTGATTATGGCTCTGGCTTCCCAGATCCTATGAGAGCCCCAAACCCGGGCCTAATCTACAACACAGAACCAGAAGATTACAAAGCTTTCCTTTGTTCAATAGGCTACGATGACAAGTCCTTACAACTAGTGACTGGAGATAACAGTGTGTGCACCAAGCCGGCCCCGCCGCCTTCTAACCTGAATTATCCATCAATCACAATACCAGGTCTCAAGGGAAGCTACACGGTCACCCGAACTGTGACGAATGTGGGAGAACCCAGAAGCATTTATCATGCTATACTGTCTCAGCCTACTGGCATCAATGTTACAGTGGTTCCCGAGGTTCTTGTATTTGAAAGATATGGTCAGAAGATGAGTTTCATGGTGAAGTTCAGGGTGGCTGCACCTCCAAAGGATTATGTGTTTGGATCCTTGTCTTGGAAAGCAGAAAAAATTCAAGTAACCAGCCCTTTGGTGGTCAGAGTTCAATCCTCTGATACAGGCTTGTTCTGA
- the LOC120111305 gene encoding ribosome biogenesis protein NOP53-like has product MSLLQSNPFVQPVPSSTLKKSKKKKKEILKENTETQNASKGEDSATTVHDIWNEKGEVRAKAKKKSSTSLIPAVKVEPPGCSFNPPFEAHQDSLARAVADEMQKVYKKELGPQPVPPTVPGEIVAEVDVSVEIPLSLSLAFLYNLYRILKFYTSFKQFT; this is encoded by the exons ATGAGCTTGCTTCAGAGCAATCCCTTTGTGCAACCTGTACCATCTTCAACATTGaaaaagtcaaaaaagaaaaagaaagaaattctgaaAGAAAACACTGAAACACAAAATGCTTCAAAG GGCGAGGATTCAGCTACCACAGTCCATGACATATGGAACGAAAAAG GTGAAGTGCGTGCCAAGGCCAAAAAG AAGTCATCCACCTCTCTTATTCCGGCGGTTAAAGTGGAGCCACCAGGATGTTCATTCAATCCTCCATTTGAGGCTCATCAG GATTCGTTGGCCCGAGCTGTTGCAGATGAGATGCAAAAAGTTTATAAAAAAGAATTGGGACCTCAACCAGTGCCACCTACAGTTCCTGGTGAAATAGTGGCTGAAGTAGATGTGAGTGTAGaaattcctctctctctctctcttgctttttTGTATAATTTGTATAGAATCTTGAAATTCTATACAAGCTTCAAACAATTTACTTAG
- the LOC103702263 gene encoding galactan beta-1,4-galactosyltransferase GALS1-like: protein MRKDGEGGGGGGTPSPPIPLPCLDLKPFVATLVVLTLLMALWQLQPFQPLLPAANCPPLNSTRTPPVAAAAAATDVKPLAMQKFSSSVSSPAPTGIGAAPSDPNKRVFRPYGSAAALFVQMGAYRGGPATFAVVGLASKPTHVFGKPWYKCEWVPNAPGRSPSRVKAYRMLPDWGYGRVYTVVVVNCTFPSNPNADNSGGRLLLHAYYSLSQRKYEKFVVLEESPGSYDEARFRPPFQYEYLYCGSSLYGNLSASRIREWMAYHAHFFGPSSHFVFHDAGGVSPAVRAALEPWVRIGRATLQDIRAQEEYDGYYYNQFMVVNDCLHRYRYAANWTFFFDVDEYLYLPDGSTLESVLGKLSGYTQFTIEQNPMSNMLCVLDPKRNYSREWGFEKLVFRNSITGVRRDRKYAIQARNAFATGVHMSENVVGKTTHNTESMIRYYHYHNSINVLGEPCQVFVQMPDKGNVTWFEKIPYVYDDNMTRQADTIRQFEEETIGPGRV from the exons ATGAGGaaagatggagaaggaggaggaggaggaggaacacCGTCCCCTCCCATCCCCCTACCTTGCCTTGATCTCAAGCCCTTCGTGGCAACCCTCGTTGTCCTCACCCTCTTGATGGCGTTATGGCAGCTCCAACCCTTCCAACCCCTCCTCCCCGCCGCCAACTGCCCTCCCCTCAACTCCACCCGTACCCCccccgtcgccgccgccgccgccgccaccgatGTAAAACCCCTTGCAATGCAGAAGTTTTCCTCCTCGGTCTCCTCTCCTGCACCGACAGGCATCGGCGCTGCTCCTTCCGACCCCAACAAACGCGTCTTCCGCCCCTACGGCAGCGCCGCCGCGCTCTTCGTCCAGATGGGCGCCTACCGGGGCGGCCCCGCCACCTTCGCCGTCGTCGGCCTCGCCTCCAAGCCGACCCACGTCTTCGGCAAGCCCTGGTACAAGTGCGAGTGGGTCCCCAATGCCCCCGGCCGCTCCCCTTCCCGCGTCAAGGCCTACAGGATGCTCCCCGACTGGGGCTACGGCCGCGTCTACACCGTCGTCGTCGTCAACTGCACCTTCCCCTCCAACCCCAACGCCGACAACTCCGGCGGCAGGCTCTTGCTCCACGCGTACTACTCCCTCTCCCAGAGAAAATACGAGAAGTTCGTCGTTCTGGAAGAATCCCCCGGCAGCTACGACGAGGCTCGTTTCCGGCCGCCGTTCCAGTACGAGTATCTCTACTGCGGTTCCTCCTTGTACGGCAATCTGAGCGCCAGCCGCATCCGGGAGTGGATGGCGTACCACGCCCACTTCTTCGGCCCCAGCTCGCATTTCGTCTTCCATGACGCCGGCGGGGTCAGCCCGGCGGTGCGCGCCGCGCTCGAGCCCTGGGTGCGGATCGGGCGGGCCACGCTGCAGGACATCCGGGCGCAGGAGGAGTACGACGGGTATTACTACAATCAGTTCATGGTGGTGAACGACTGCCTGCATCGCTATCGCTACGCCGCGAACTGGACCTTCTTCTTCGATGTCGACGAGTACCTGTATTTGCCGGACGGAAGCACGCTGGAGTCCGTGCTGGGGAAGCTCTCCGGCTACACCCAGTTCACCATCGAGCAGAATCCGATGTCGAACATGTTGTGTGTGCTGGACCCCAAGAGGAATTACTCCAG GGAATGGGGGTTTGAGAAGCTGGTCTTCAGGAATTCGATCACCGGAGTACGGCGAGATCGGAAATACGCGATTCAGGCAAGAAATGCATTTGCCACCGGCGTCCACATGTCGGAGAATGTCGTCGGGAAAACCACTCACAACACCGAGTCCATGATCCGGTACTACCATTACCATAACTCCATCAATGTATTGGGTGAGCCCTGCCAGGTGTTTGTGCAAATGCCAGACAAAGGCAACGTGACATGGTTTGAGAAAATCCCGTACGTTTATGATGACAATATGACCCGTCAAGCCGACACCATCAGGCAATTCGAGGAGGAAACAATTGGACCAGGCCGAGTATAG